The Punica granatum isolate Tunisia-2019 chromosome 4, ASM765513v2, whole genome shotgun sequence genome has a window encoding:
- the LOC116204109 gene encoding uncharacterized protein LOC116204109 yields the protein MKTKLEVSIGEEYSKLNNRELWQLLLHKTRGQFKEYYYQLIEPADITAYRNLFIDKLPYPVSSVVRERYDHEVEIGAVYPTLGGIASIVKKHMEEVCLRRKTEKMMKKTRICCGPEQGLDIPQQYGCRSLSRRISRKKSSIPKKRYRLKRYSGSRPPWKSRSKKQNWKSRKFFRRGGGFRKTNPKRKSLDKKRFCPEGKKTCRCWICNEEGHYANECSQRKNRNNNRAQVFLGVMSRNYEPIEDSDYDSDESYYELVTDSECSDSEYSSDD from the exons ATGAAGACCAAATTGGAAGTCTCAATAGGAGAAGAGTATAGCAAGCTAAACAATAGAGAACTCTGGCAACTCTTGTTGCATAAAACTCGAGGACAG TTTAAGGAATATTACTATCAGCTGATAGAACCTGCAGATATTACTGCATATAGGAATCTTTTCATAGACAAACTTCCCTATCCAGTGTCTAGCGTGGTCAGAGAAAGATATGATCATGAAGTCGAAATCGGAGCAGTCTACCCAACTTTAGGAGGAATAGCCTCAATTGTTAAGAAGCATATGGAAGAAGTCTGTCTCAGGCGTAAAACTGAGAAAATGATGAAGAAAACTAGAATATGCTGTGGTCCAGAACAAGGGCTAGATATTCCTCAGCAGTATGGCTGTCGTAGTCTGTCAAGAAGAATCTCTAGGAAGAAATCTAGTATTCCTAAGAAGCGCTATCGCCTTAAGCGATATTCTGGCAGTAGGCCACCATGGAAGAGTCGGTCTAAGAAACAAAACTGGAAGAGTCGAAAGTTTTTTCGAAGGGGGGGAGGATTTAGAAAAACCAACCCAAAGAGAAAAAGTctagataagaaaagattcTGCCCTGAAGGCAAGAAAACATGCCGTTGCTGGATATGCAACGAAGAAGGTCATTATGCAAATGAATGCAGTCAAAGAAAGAATCGTAATAATAATCGTGCTCAGGTATTCCTAGGTGTCATGTCTAGAAATTATGAGCCAATAGAAGATTCTGACTATGATTCTGATGAGTCCTATTATGAGTTAGTTACTGACTCAGAATGCTCAGATTCGGAGTACTCCAGTGATGACTAA